In Deltaproteobacteria bacterium, the genomic stretch CGTCGAGCGAGGGCGGCCCCATCGCGCCGCCGAAGGCCTGAAGGGTCACCGACTCGATGAGCGCCCGGTTCTGTCGCGTGATCTCGCGGCGACACGCGCCCGACAACAGCTCGTTGGCGAACTCGCCGACCAGCGCGCGCAGGGCCTCGGCGTCGGCGGCCTGCTTGGGCGTGAGCACCACGCACAGCCGCCGGTTCGCGTCGCGCTCGAGGAACACGTAGCAGCGCGCGATGAAGGCATACGCGGCGGCGTAGACCACATCGAGCGGGTACACGCCGTCGTCGACCCGCAGCGTGACGGCCGCGGTACCGAGCTCGGCGCCGAGTTGGGCTTCGACCTGATCGACCGGCAGGCCCCAGAGGGATTCGCTCATGCAGGACTCCGCCGGTAGCGTATCAGCCACTGATTGCCCGTGTCGGGCGCGATGTCGCGGCGCTCGAGCGCGACGAACTCGGTGTGGACGATGCGGGCCGCGGCCGCGCCCGCGTCGTCGTTGCGCAGGTGCT encodes the following:
- the hxsD gene encoding His-Xaa-Ser system protein HxsD; translated protein: MSESLWGLPVDQVEAQLGAELGTAAVTLRVDDGVYPLDVVYAAAYAFIARCYVFLERDANRRLCVVLTPKQAADAEALRALVGEFANELLSGACRREITRQNRALIESVTLQAFGGAMGPPSLDELEAFDFTDEPFDDPLGIAQSWEDKYKKKPKPDDDGGAA